Within the Streptomyces sp. NBC_00554 genome, the region CGGTCACGGAGCCCGTCGCGTGAACCCACGCCTCGCGCGCGTGCTCCTCGTCTCCTTCGGTGCGGCGGCCGCCGCGGACCTCGTCTCCCTGGCCGCGGACTTCGACCCCGGGCACACGCTTGCCAAGCCTCTCCTGATGCCCCTCCTCGCCGCCCATGCGGCCGCACGCGGCGGACCCCGGCTGCTCATCGCCGCGCTGCTCTTCGGCTGGGGCGGCGACACCCTGCTCCTCCTCGACGCCGAACCCGCCTTCCTCGCGGGGATGGCGTCCTTCGCGGCGGGTCACGTCTGTTACCTCGCGCTCTTCAAGAGCGCTCCACGCGCGCGTGGAGCATGGCTCGCCGGCGCGTACGGCATCGCCCTCGTCGCCACCGTCACCCTGCTGTGGCCCGGTCTGCCCGCCGAACTGCGCCTCCCCGTCGCCGGATACAGCCTGCTGCTGACCGCGATGGCGTACGGCGCGACCCGGCTGGGGCCCGTGGCGGGCGTCGGCGGCGCCCTCTTCATGCTCTCCGACACGCTCATCGCGACCGGGGTCGCCGACTGGCCGCAGCTCCCCAGGCCGGACTTCTGGATCATGCTCACGTACGTCGCCGCCCAGTTCCTGCTGGTCGATGGCGTGCTGGGCACCCTCGGCGCGCGTTCGGCGCCGAGGGCGGCGTACGGTGGGATGCGCTCAACCACCCCCTGAGCGCATCCCACCGTCGCCCCGCACGAGAAGGACCCTCGCCATGCGCGCCACCACCATCCACGCCCCGTACGACATGCGCGTGGAGGACGTTCCCGAGCCCGTGGTGCAGCTGCCCACCGACGCGGTCGTGCGGGTGCTGCGGTCCTGCATCTGCGGCAGCGACCTGTGGGCGTACCGCGGCGAGGCGGCGCGGCAGCCGGGGCAGCGGATCGGGCACGAGTTCCTCGGCATCGTCGAGGAGACCGGCTCCGAGGTGACCGGCGTCAGGCGCGGCGACCTGGTCGTGGCCCCCTTCATGTGGTCCGACGGAGTGTGCGACTACTGCCGCGAAGGGCTCACCACGTCCTGCGAGCACGGCGGCTTCTGGGGTGCCGTCGGGCACGACGGCGGGCAGGGCGAGGCCGTCCGCGTTCCCTACGCCGACGGCACCCTCGTACAACTGCCCAAGGACGCGGCCTCGGACGACCACCTGCTGTCGGCTCTGCTCACGCTGTCCGACGTGATGGGCACGGGGCACCACGCGGCGCTCGGCGCGGGGGTCCGGAAGGGCTCCACCGTCGCCGTCGTCGGGGACGGCGCCGTCGGGCTGTGCGCCGTGCTGGCCGCCAAGCGGCTCGGCGCCGAGCGGATCATCGCGCTCGGCCGCCACCAGGCGCGCACCGACATCGCGCGCCTCTTCGGAGCCACTGACATCGTCGCCGAGCGCGGCGACGCGGCCGTCGAGGCCGTCCGGGAGCTGACCCGGGGCCAGGGCGCGCACTGTGTCGTCGAGGCGGTCGGAACCGAGCAGTCCATGAAGACGGCCTTGAACATCGCCCGCGACGGCGGCGCCATCGGCTTCGTCGGGGTTCCGCACGGCAGTGGTACGGGGCTGGATCTGGGCGTGATGTTCGACCGGAACGTCGCCCTGCGCGGCGGGGTCGCGCCGGTGCGCGCGTACATCCCGGAGCTGCTGCCCGACATCCTCGACGGGACCATCGACCCGTCGCCCGTCTTCGACCGGACGGTCGGCATCGAGGACGTGCCCGAGGGCTACAAGGCGATGGACGAGCGCACGGCTCTCAAGGTGCTCGTCACCAACTGACGCCGTTCGTCGGGCAAGGTGCTGGTCACTGACTGACGCCGTCCTTCAGGCTCACCACCGGATCGGCACCGGCAGCGCTGTCAGCACGCCCGAGACCACGACGACCACGCCCAGTGCCAGCACCTCCGCGCGCGCGGGGGAGCAGGCGCTGAGCGGGTCCGTGGCCCGGCGCAGCCGCAGGCGTGCCCACAGGGCCAGGACGGCCACGGCGACCACCAGGAGCAACTTGGCGAGCAGCGTGCGCCCGTACGCCGTCGTCGTCAGCTGGTCCAGGACCGTCCCCGGCGGCATCCGGCGCAGCGCGCTCCAGGTGCCCGTCGCGGTGAGCGCCGCGAACAGGACGGCCGCCACGCGCGCGTAGAGGCCGAGCAGCGCGACCCCCGTCTCCGTAGGACCCGATTTTCGCAACTCCCGCAGCATCCGCAGGACGTACAGCAGACCGCCCACCCACAGCGACGCGCAGATCAGGTGTACGAGCGTCAGGCCGGAGCCGACCAGCGGGCTGTCCTCCGTCGGGGGGTGGGCGCGCAGCGCCTCCGCGACGGCCACCGCGGCCAGCGGCCACACCTGGAGGGCGGGGCGGCGGTAGAAGGCGCAGAGGCCGGCCACTCCGAAGGCGTTGACCTCCAGGAGCGCGAGCTTGCCCTCCCGGGTCTGGTAGAGCCCGCCGACGTCCATGTCGGAGAGGTGATGGGGCAGCAGATTCCCGGTGGCCACTACCGAGGCCAGCCCGAGCGCGGCCACGAAACCGGCGGCCGCGGCGAACGGCGCCCAGCTGCGCGGCGCATCACCCAGGGGCGCACCCACGCGGCGGGCCAGCCGGGCCGCGAACAGCTCGCCCACGGGGACGCACAGCGCCGCGAACAGCACCGCGCGCAGCAGGGCGATGCCGCCGGCGCCGGGGGGCGCGGCCTCTCCGGTGCCGTCCAGCGCGGCGCGCGGGCCGAGCAGCGGGATCAGGGCCGCCACCGCCACCAGGGCGAGCACGGCGACGGCCCGGCCGGTGGCATGGCGCCGGGCCGGCTCGGGTCCGTCGGCCACCTCGGCGGTCGGTCTTGTCAACGTCACCTCAAGATCTTCACCAGTCGTCACAGATCCGGGCAAGTGCAGTGAAACAACTGGCGGAACGGCATTCCGCCCATGGGTACGTCTCCGTCGGCCGGGCGACTCAGGCCCAGATCCGGGATCAGGCCCAGGCCCGGGCCCGGGATCAGGCCCAGCGGGCCGAGTCCGCCCCCAGAGGAACCGGCGGCCGTGCCCAGTCGTCCGGTCCGCCCGCGAAG harbors:
- a CDS encoding lysoplasmalogenase; protein product: MNPRLARVLLVSFGAAAAADLVSLAADFDPGHTLAKPLLMPLLAAHAAARGGPRLLIAALLFGWGGDTLLLLDAEPAFLAGMASFAAGHVCYLALFKSAPRARGAWLAGAYGIALVATVTLLWPGLPAELRLPVAGYSLLLTAMAYGATRLGPVAGVGGALFMLSDTLIATGVADWPQLPRPDFWIMLTYVAAQFLLVDGVLGTLGARSAPRAAYGGMRSTTP
- a CDS encoding zinc-dependent alcohol dehydrogenase family protein; amino-acid sequence: MRATTIHAPYDMRVEDVPEPVVQLPTDAVVRVLRSCICGSDLWAYRGEAARQPGQRIGHEFLGIVEETGSEVTGVRRGDLVVAPFMWSDGVCDYCREGLTTSCEHGGFWGAVGHDGGQGEAVRVPYADGTLVQLPKDAASDDHLLSALLTLSDVMGTGHHAALGAGVRKGSTVAVVGDGAVGLCAVLAAKRLGAERIIALGRHQARTDIARLFGATDIVAERGDAAVEAVRELTRGQGAHCVVEAVGTEQSMKTALNIARDGGAIGFVGVPHGSGTGLDLGVMFDRNVALRGGVAPVRAYIPELLPDILDGTIDPSPVFDRTVGIEDVPEGYKAMDERTALKVLVTN
- a CDS encoding CopD family protein; its protein translation is MTLTRPTAEVADGPEPARRHATGRAVAVLALVAVAALIPLLGPRAALDGTGEAAPPGAGGIALLRAVLFAALCVPVGELFAARLARRVGAPLGDAPRSWAPFAAAAGFVAALGLASVVATGNLLPHHLSDMDVGGLYQTREGKLALLEVNAFGVAGLCAFYRRPALQVWPLAAVAVAEALRAHPPTEDSPLVGSGLTLVHLICASLWVGGLLYVLRMLRELRKSGPTETGVALLGLYARVAAVLFAALTATGTWSALRRMPPGTVLDQLTTTAYGRTLLAKLLLVVAVAVLALWARLRLRRATDPLSACSPARAEVLALGVVVVVSGVLTALPVPIRW